A single Eremothecium sinecaudum strain ATCC 58844 chromosome VIII, complete sequence DNA region contains:
- a CDS encoding HHR156Wp (Syntenic homolog of Ashbya gossypii ABR030W; Syntenic homolog of Ashbya gossypii NOHBY212; No homolog in Saccharomyces cerevisiae; Syntenic homolog of Kluyveromyces lactis KLLA0B06259g) → MPLELSRSSENCIITSYKVTSNSKYAVYAEIDLDGSVQGSLRLFNIDKQKSIPFRLSLKLGLYEDKDYSILNRLELVEVPLISNNTVEKKSVLVITTGNAIQLVSLEQLFGLPETDEEIPTWYLANNKDRILSYVAKALKDGSVDIWFCTRLGTISTVKYSLRRRKFHSYRALVESSDDSLNYMSSGFDSATTWEDKVGPVKQVAMACFDNSIYWLDNGTLEKHNVTQSMNPEVENTLISVTFATVKRLRTTSLVYFCESITNLGCVLHKRNTRGDWDLVRIFERTTNCKETSPLVDCQMHFNGDSDLTIVSGSECGKVYKWKYNYKLDIEVESQVIEVAQETDIIHCIQLVEDYRAYFLCNRAELHYVDI, encoded by the coding sequence ATGCCGTTAGAACTATCTCGCAGCTCTGAAAACTGCATAATAACTAGCTATAAAGTAACCAGTAATTCCAAGTATGCCGTTTATGCAGAAATTGATCTAGATGGGTCGGTCCAAGGTTCTCTGCGCCTATTCAACATTGATAAACAAAAGAGTATCCCATTCAGATTATCATTGAAACTTGGATTATATGAAGATAAAGACTATTCAATATTGAATCGATTAGAACTAGTTGAGGTTCCCCTAATAAGTAATAATACCGTTGAAAAGAAATCTGTATTGGTTATAACTACTGGAAATGCAATACAGCTGGTGAGTTTAGAACAACTCTTTGGGCTTCCTGAGACTGACGAAGAGATACCTACGTGGTATTTAGCGAATAATAAGGATCGCATATTGAGTTATGTTGCAAAGGCTTTAAAAGATGGGTCAGTTGATATTTGGTTCTGCACAAGGCTTGGGACGATATCAACTGTAAAATACTCTCTTCGTCGAAGAAAATTCCACTCTTATCGCGCATTAGTGGAGTCCAGTGATGATTCCTTGAATTATATGTCCTCTGGATTTGACAGTGCTACTACCTGGGAAGATAAGGTCGGCCCTGTGAAACAAGTTGCCATGGCATGTTTTGACAACAGCATTTACTGGCTAGACAATGGCACTCTGGAGAAACATAATGTCACCCAGTCAATGAACCCAGAGGTAGAGAATACGCTAATTAGTGTTACTTTTGCTACTGTCAAGCGTCTGCGAACTACCTCTCTCGTGTACTTCTGTGAGTCCATAACGAATCTGGGCTGCGTTCTACATAAAAGGAATACAAGAGGAGACTGGGACCTCGTACGGATATTCGAGCGAACAACTAATTGCAAGGAAACATCACCACTGGTGGATTGTCAGATGCACTTCAATGGCGACAGCGATCTCACTATCGTATCAGGAAGCGAGTGCGGGAAGGTTTACAAATGGAAATACAATTACAAGTTGGATATAGAAGTAGAAAGCCAAGTTATCGAGGTAGCTCAAGAAACTGATATAATTCATTGCATCCAGCTTGTGGAGGATTACAGAGCGTACTTTCTATGCAACAGGGCCGAATTACATTACGTAGATATTTAA
- the THG1 gene encoding tRNA guanylyltransferase (Syntenic homolog of Ashbya gossypii ABR031C; Syntenic homolog of Saccharomyces cerevisiae YGR024C (THG1)) translates to MANSRFEYVREFEVHDTLLPQTYIVVRIDGKSFHQFSKYYEFDKPNDEAALKLMNSCAKNVVLKYSSDIIMAFGESDEYSFILKKECVLYQRRKDKLSTLFATLFTANYVALWPKFFPDKSLHYKHLPCFDARCISYPNLQTIKDYLCWRFVDTHINNLYNTAFWNLVIKCGLTTQQAEQKLCGTLSSDKHEILFSECGVNYNNEQEMFKKGSLITSKGEILHVDVVKKIDELFDGY, encoded by the coding sequence ATGGCAAACTCTAGGTTTGAGTACGTGAGGGAATTTGAGGTTCATGATACGCTTTTACCTCAAACGTATATCGTCGTAAGAATAGATGGTAAAAGCTTTCACCAGTTCTCGAAGTACTATGAGTTCGACAAGCCCAATGATGAGGCAGCCTTGAAGTTAATGAATTCATGTGCAAAGAACGTTGTATTGAAATATTCCAGCGATATCATTATGGCTTTTGGGGAAAGTGATGAGTATTCATTTATTCTCAAGAAAGAATGTGTTTTATATCAAAGAAGAAAGGATAAACTAAGCACGCTTTTTGCGACGTTATTTACAGCTAACTATGTGGCACTATGGCCGAAGTTTTTCCCTGATAAATCGCTGCATTACAAACATCTACCGTGTTTTGATGCCAGGTGTATAAGTTATCCAAACTTACAGACGATCAAAGATTATTTGTGCTGGAGGTTTGTAGATACTCATATCAACAATTTGTACAACACTGCATTCTGGAACCTAGTTATTAAATGTGGATTGACTACGCAGCAGGCTGAACAGAAGCTCTGTGGTACTCTTTCAAGTGACAAGCATGAAATCCTATTCAGTGAATGTGGCGTCAACTATAATAATGAGCAAGAGATGTTTAAGAAAGGCTCTTTGATCACTTCAAAAGGCGAGATCCTTCATGTGGATGTTGTAAAGAAGATAGACGAATTATTTGACGGTTATTAA
- a CDS encoding uncharacterized protein (Syntenic homolog of Ashbya gossypii ABR032W; Syntenic homolog of Saccharomyces cerevisiae YGR026W) yields MVKKQIIRKKAKTQKTNVKKQKAIWTIGHNLTLWCGLIYMLSDVYGWITLLRSRSWKALLWTFTRTPIAPTNWIFGSIRYIPKVCYRLSLIGVLCSHSVTSWQNWSHLNPTVYDLLSTDNFQNLLIAIVWLFTGSSVFKLVPFIATSYLHLTKKATATEREVTKQNRRLLHCIAYSEIFVLLSLVLDTLLFKGIAGFTLIFYVTIFWLKLNFSPYVQNTALYALNKFDGVIPASRKKQWQSTKDFLINSAREREATREKVRLRL; encoded by the coding sequence ATGGTAAAGAAGCAAATAATCCGTAAGAAGGCTAAGACTCAGAAAACCAATGTAAAGAAACAGAAAGCAATTTGGACCATTGGTCATAATTTGACTTTATGGTGTGGTCTGATATACATGTTAAGTGATGTTTATGGTTGGATAACCCTACTACGCTCTCGTTCATGGAAAGCTTTACTATGGACTTTCACCAGGACCCCAATAGCGCCTACAAACTGGATTTTTGGTTCAATCCGTTACATTCCCAAAGTGTGCTATCGTTTAAGCTTAATAGGAGTATTATGTTCACATAGCGTAACATCATGGCAGAATTGGTCCCATTTGAACCCAACTGTTTATGATTTATTGAGCACAGATAATTTCCAAAATTTGCTAATTGCAATTGTCTGGCTTTTTACAGGATCATCTGTCTTCAAATTGGTGCCCTTTATTGCAACAAGCTATTTGCATCTAACCAAGAAGGCCACTGCAACTGAGCGCGAAGTCACCAAACAGAACAGAAGACTTCTACACTGCATCGCATACTCGGAAATCTTTGTTTTACTTTCATTGGTCCTCGACACGCTGCTCTTCAAGGGTATCGCTGGCTTTACCCTTATCTTCTATGTGACAATCTTCTGGTTGAAACTAAACTTCTCCCCATACGTTCAAAACACAGCACTATACGCTCTTAACAAGTTCGATGGTGTTATACCGGCCAGCCGCAAGAAGCAATGGCAGTCAACCAAGGACTTCCTCATCAATAGTGCTCGCGAGAGAGAAGCCACCAGAGAAAAGGTAAGACTAAGACTATAA
- the RPS25A gene encoding 40S ribosomal protein eS25 (Syntenic homolog of Ashbya gossypii ABR033C; Syntenic homolog of Saccharomyces cerevisiae YGR027C (RPS25A) and YLR333C (RPS25B); 1-intron in Ashbya gossypii), whose protein sequence is MPPKQQLSKAQKAAAAMAGGKKSKKKWSKKSHKDKAQHAVILDQDKLDRILKEVPTYRYVSVSVLVDRLKIGGSMARVALRHLEREGIIKPISKHSKQAIYTRATASE, encoded by the coding sequence ATGCCTCCAAAACAACAATTATCTAAGGCTCAAAAGGCCGCTGCCGCCATGGCAGGTGGTAAGAAGTCCAAGAAGAAGTGGTCCAAGAAGTCCCACAAGGACAAGGCTCAACACGCCGTCATTCTAGACCAAGACAAATTGGACAGAATTTTGAAAGAAGTTCCAACTTACAGATACGTTTCTGTCTCCGTCTTAGTTGACAGATTAAAGATTGGTGGTTCCATGGCTAGAGTTGCCTTGAGACACTTGGAAAGAGAAGGTATCATTAAGCCAATTTCTAAGCACTCTAAGCAAGCTATTTACACTAGAGCAACTGCTTCTGAATAA
- the NUP2 gene encoding nucleoporin NUP2 (Syntenic homolog of Ashbya gossypii ABR034W; Syntenic homolog of Saccharomyces cerevisiae YLR335W (NUP2)), with amino-acid sequence MSKRIADSQITRETFGNEFESNEATGKPTVASESTLRSRKIAMPKRSANGSSGGAFKNLFSFNKGNSAAKENTETAQSEQNAKIEAVNLQFRDKVVEATKVDPFVDLRPIFEKYKTYMLDISSATPSASAASVESSAHVAAASSDADSESDHEVKVEGPKFVVDKKPTTTGSVFSFGPKKKEVKDSDSESDVEIKGPVFKFDGNVSSDVFKLKKEEDKPAAPATKPTFSFSTGNSEKKAVDEKKNEAVPSFSFGAMGKKDDAPKPAFTFTAPSEKNNEGKSSFAFPGPAEKKNEQKTAFAATAGEKKDTKPSFTFGTSTTENTKPPSFSFGITPKPETSKPPFSFGANPPSFSFGTKKADGDDSKPASNFKFSLPFAQNSATLNTTEKQAESKAPNKVEDHAAEAKESNEEEHAAEPQSNLNMTNGEENEDALFSERAKLMIFDSESQSYKTKGLGELKVLQSKDDKSKVRILCRSEGMGHILLNTNIVKTFTYEPLGPENDDLIKCPVITEGKLETFVIRVKQKADGRKLVNTIASVQDSM; translated from the coding sequence ATGTCCAAGAGGATTGCAGACTCCCAAATTACTCGGGAAACCTTTGGAAATGAATTTGAGTCTAACGAAGCTACTGGAAAGCCAACTGTTGCTTCAGAGTCGACGTTGCGGTCTAGGAAAATAGCGATGCCTAAGAGAAGTGCCAATGGCTCTTCAGGTGGTGCGTTTAAAAACTTGTTTTCGTTTAATAAGGGCAATTCAGCTGCTAAAGAGAACACTGAAACAGCCCAGAGTGAGCAAAATGCTAAGATTGAAGCTGTGAATTTGCAATTTAGGGATAAAGTGGTGGAAGCAACCAAGGTAGACCCTTTTGTTGATCTAAGACCTATATTTGAGAAGTATAAGACTTATATGCTTGATATATCATCAGCTACGCCATCAGCCTCTGCAGCATCTGTAGAGTCGTCTGCTCATGTAGCGGCAGCCTCTTCGGACGCGGATTCTGAATCTGACCATGAAGTTAAGGTAGAGGGGCCAAAGTTCGTTGTAGATAAGAAGCCAACTACCACAGGTTCTGTTTTTAGTTTCGGtccaaagaagaaggaagTAAAAGACAGTGATAGTGAGAGTGATGTTGAGATTAAAGGCCCTGTTTTTAAGTTTGACGGTAATGTATCCAGTGATGTCTTCAAGTTAAAGAAGGAAGAGGACAAGCCAGCGGCACCTGCCACGAAACCTACGTTTAGTTTTTCCACTGGTAACAGTGAGAAGAAAGCAGTAGACGAGAAGAAGAATGAAGCAGTGCCCTCTTTTTCTTTCGGCGCAATGGGTAAGAAGGACGATGCACCAAAACCTGCGTTCACCTTCACGGCTCCTAGTGAGAAGAACAATGAAGGGAAGTCTTCCTTCGCATTTCCTGGTCCTGCTGAGAAGAAAAACGAACAGAAAACGGCATTCGCAGCTACTGCTGGGGAGAAGAAAGACACCAAGCCATCGTTCACGTTTGGGACTTCTACTACGGAAAATACCAAGCCTCCAAGCTTCTCTTTTGGCATAACTCCAAAACCAGAGACTTCTAAGCCGCCTTTCTCGTTTGGTGCCAACCCCCCCTCATTTTCTTTTGGCACCAAGAAGGCTGATGGTGACGATTCAAAACCTGCAAGCAACTTTAAGTTCTCGCTGCCTTTTGCACAGAACTCAGCAACACTGAATACAACTGAAAAGCAGGCAGAATCTAAAGCCCCTAATAAAGTAGAGGACCACGCTGCGGAAGCTAAAGAATCTAATGAAGAGGAGCACGCCGCGGAACCACAGTCAAACCTGAATATGACCAACGGTGAGGAAAATGAAGATGCACTATTCTCCGAACGCGCAAAACTAATGATCTTTGACAGTGAATCACAAAGTTACAAAACTAAAGGTCTAGGAGAATTAAAGGTTTTACAGAGTAAAGATGATAAATCAAAAGTGCGGATTTTGTGCAGATCTGAAGGCATGGGTCATATTCTTTTAAACACCAATATCGTGAAGACATTTACTTATGAACCTCTTGGTCCTGAAAATGATGATTTAATAAAATGTCCTGTTATCACAGAAGGTAAACTAGAAACTTTTGTCATTAGGGTCAAGCAGAAAGCTGATGGACGTAAACTCGTGAATACTATCGCTTCTGTACAAGACTCTATGTAA
- the SGD1 gene encoding Sgd1p (Syntenic homolog of Ashbya gossypii ABR035C; Syntenic homolog of Saccharomyces cerevisiae YLR336C (SGD1)) yields the protein MSKHSINIPGAILDELKSVDYSDDSRFKTTNTTKKKGGSKSRKERRKLQRLEKKAKHSGKQDAPFKKFQKPVNKSIARDEVIKPTGKENGKRSGTLPPSSDDELSSDDFEGFDDDDLNEEEWEQLRELETEDDGSSSEANDISSEENQSSSEEEMTVEKTMAKLKALKEKKKAAQASKSAVKKSQKVVSDDANEEEFHGFDDSGSEKKTKESRKRKADSEASYLLTPSERAAMERDEKDMKHYAKVLGLKGKKKKLRATDEYDAIGGLLEGLEFFENYGSDNSAVEVDSDVDDGSPSESDAGSGDSESDKSEDIGSSDEEENVENPFSSDDELSSDDFDEFGSEDLDDEELEQLRELEGEKEPKKRVKENPYVAPSSSQAYVPPLLRNKRSEGEDAAVVELQKKIRSSLNKLTESNIPVIVSSINELFDSNARKTVAEIVNSQIIELVSQKTRLLDSFVMNFASVAYSLWKLRGLEIGASFIQVLVQSFIEQYNNQMEHTKTNSDVKVQLIPKQCSNLLTLLSYAYDFGMTSSRILYDIIKLLIQTPNEFSMELILRIVSVSGPLIRGDDPMALKEIMATLLPMVKDIEQTPRMKFLLETMYDLKNNKLKPSILAPSHHNLKKSLSNALRNSAPTSNEPLQVSLDDIINVETKGKWWLVGASWKGNMENAFDEAKPKTNDSKKPSEVRIVDGFLDEIPDWDEIARKLRMNTDTRRAIFISIVSAQDYMEAFTKLEKLNLKNKQTQEIPKVLLHCLANDGVNNGYNPYYSVLGAKLCENNHNILKSFQFLFWDVIKKFEADGDSDNEDELFDDARDQSIDARLKKIAVVASFFGYLLGMGKLKLDVFKHVSLLGGLNSDGLLFVEQLFCQMFLTVARQSEQVTKVSGKKQFIYKDDYMKDLVCKGIHSDNKETILKSFKWFISKKFKYRDHIIKGDNIKDYERKIRRLDWAVSRFIQLTDEATDL from the coding sequence ATGTCAAAGCATTCAATTAACATACCTGGTGCTATTCTCGATGAGCTGAAGTCTGTGGACTACAGTGATGATAGTAGATTTAAAACCACGAACACAACAAAAAAGAAGGGAGGATCTAAGAGCAGAAAGGAAAGAAGGAAGCTTCAAAGATTGGAGAAGAAGGCAAAACATAGTGGCAAGCAGGATGCTCCTTTCAAGAAGTTTCAGAAACCTGTGAACAAAAGTATTGCTAGAGATGAGGTTATAAAGCCTACTGGTAAGGAAAATGGAAAAAGAAGTGGCACCCTACCTCCTTCGTCGGATGATGAGCTGTCTTCGGATGATTTTGAAGGGTTTGATGACGATGATCTCAATGAAGAAGAATGGGAGCAGCTTCGGGAGTTGGAAACTGAGGACGACGGTAGCTCATCTGAGGCAAACGACATCTCATCTGAAGAAAACCAGAGCTCTAGCGAGGAGGAGATGACGGTAGAGAAGACTATGGCTAAGCTAAAGGCATTGAAGGAGAAGAAAAAGGCTGCTCAAGCAAGCAAATCTGCTGTCAAAAAAAGCCAAAAAGTTGTTTCCGATGACGCCAACGAGGAAGAGTTCCACGGGTTTGATGACAGTGGTAGCGAGAAGAAAACGAAAGAGTCCCGCAAAAGGAAAGCGGATTCTGAGGCCTCATATCTTCTGACTCCTTCTGAGCGAGCTGCGATGGAGCGTGATGAGAAGGATATGAAACATTACGCAAAAGTCTTGGGATTAAAGGGtaagaagaagaaactACGTGCAACCGATGAGTACGATGCTATTGGAGGCCTGCTCGAAGGTTTGGAGTTTTTTGAAAACTACGGAAGTGATAATAGTGCTGTAGAAGTGGACAGCGATGTTGACGACGGTAGTCCTAGCGAATCTGATGCCGGAAGTGGCGACAGTGAGTCCGATAAGTCAGAAGACATAGGATCatctgatgaagaagagaatGTAGAGAATCCGTTTTCTTCTGATGACGAATTATCTTCTGACGATTTTGATGAGTTTGGTTCCGAAGATCTGgacgatgaagaactaGAACAACTTCGTGAACTGGAAGGCGAAAAGGAACCCAAGAAAAGAGTAAAAGAGAATCCTTACGTTGCGCCATCAAGCTCTCAAGCATATGTCCCTCCTCTGCTCAGGAATAAACGTTCTGAGGGAGAAGATGCTGCGGTAGTTGAGCTGCAGAAAAAGATACGTTCTTCACTAAACAAGTTAACTGAGTCTAATATTCCTGTGATAGTCTCATCCATTAATGAGCTTTTTGATTCTAATGCTAGGAAAACTGTAGCAGAAATTGTTAACTCTCAAATTATTGAGCTAGTTTCCCAGAAAACCAGGTTATTGGACAGTTTTGTGATGAACTTTGCTAGTGTTGCATATTCCCTTTGGAAACTGAGAGGCCTGGAGATAGGTGCTTCGTTTATCCAAGTTCTAGTTCAGTCTTTTATTGAACAGTATAATAACCAGATGGAGCATACGAAGACAAACAGTGATGTTAAAGTCCAGTTAATTCCTAAACAGTGCAGCAACCTTCTCACTCTACTTTCTTACGCTTACGATTTTGGCATGACTTCTTCTAGAATTCTGTACGATATTATAAAGCTACTTATCCAGACCCCTAATGAGTTCTCAATGGAGTTGATATTACGCATTGTGTCCGTAAGTGGCCCTTTAATTCGTGGTGATGATCCGATGGCTCTGAAGGAAATTATGGCAACTTTATTACCAATGGTAAAAGATATCGAGCAGACTCCAAGGATGAAGTTTCTGTTAGAAACCATGTATGATTTGAAGAATAATAAGTTGAAACCTTCTATTTTGGCACCAAGCCATCataatttgaagaaaagTTTATCTAATGCATTGCGAAACTCTGCGCCAACTTCCAATGAACCGCTGCAAGTTTCCTTAGATGATATTATTAATGTGGAGACCAAAGGTAAGTGGTGGCTTGTCGGTGCTTCCTGGAAAGGTAATATGGAGAATGCATTTGACGAGGCGAAGCCCAAGACAAATGACAGTAAGAAACCTTCCGAAGTGAGAATAGTAGATGGCTTTTTAGATGAAATTCCAGACTGGGATGAAATTGCTAGAAAACTGCGGATGAATACTGACACACGGCGGGCGATTTTTATAAGCATTGTATCCGCTCAAGATTACATGGAGGCATTTACCAAACTTGAGAAATTAAATCTCAAGAATAAGCAAACTCAAGAAATTCCCAAGGTTTTACTGCATTGTTTGGCAAATGATGGTGTCAATAATGGTTACAATCCATATTATTCCGTTCTAGGTGCAAAGCTTTGTGAAAACAACCATAATATTTTGAAATCATTCCAATTTCTCTTCTGGGATGTCATTaagaagtttgaggcaGACGGCGACAGTGATAACGAGGATGAATTGTTCGATGATGCCCGTGATCAATCTATCGACGCAAGGCtaaaaaagattgcagTTGTTGCTTCGTTTTTTGGTTACTTGCTAGGAATGGGTAAATTAAAACTTGATGTCTTCAAGCATGTTTCATTGTTGGGAGGTTTAAATTCTGATGGTCTGCTATTTGTTGAGCAATTGTTCTGTCAGATGTTCTTAACTGTAGCAAGACAATCTGAGCAAGTAACTAAGGTTTCAGGCAAGAAGCAATTTATTTACAAAGACGACTACATGAAAGACCTTGTCTGTAAAGGCATACATTCTGATAATAAGGAGACTATTTTAAAGTCTTTCAAGTGGTTCATCAGTAAGAAATTCAAGTACAGGGATCATATAATCAAGGGCGATAATATCAAGGACTATGAACGTAAAATAAGAAGGCTGGATTGGGCCGTTTCGCGCTTCATACAATTGACTGATGAAGCCACAGATTTATAG
- the MSP1 gene encoding protein-degrading AAA family ATPase MSP1 (Syntenic homolog of Ashbya gossypii ABR036W; Syntenic homolog of Saccharomyces cerevisiae YGR028W (MSP1)) → MGRGLDLKTITDWTVLIGTGISLYYLVNKLLTDEGGPISNPSKESREKQSIAWQRLLESNPKLANVHLSGYERNALSSVVGPHEIDVTFSDIGGLEDIIDELTESVIYPLTTPELYNHNSLLEAPTGVLLYGPPGCGKTMIAKALARESGANFLSIRMSSIMDKWYGESNKIVDALFSLANKIQPCIIFIDEIDSFLRERASTDHEVTAMLKAEFMTLWDGLSSNGRIIVMGATNRIADIDSAFYRRLSKRFSIPLPNEDQRRKILKVLLDDVDVDEQDFDLDYIVKCTTGLSGSDLKELCRDAALNAAREYIRQKRKLAAEPTNDTSSLKLKMRPLRTNDFLKNLKQDASHPFMSSMALD, encoded by the coding sequence ATGGGCCGTGGTTTAGACCTTAAAACTATTACCGATTGGACTGTGCTAATTGGAACTGGTATTTCGCTTTATTATTTAGTTAATAAACTGTTAACAGATGAGGGTGGTCCAATATCAAATCCTTCAAAAGAATCACGGGAAAAACAATCAATAGCATGGCAAAGACTGCTTGAATCCAATCCTAAATTGGCAAATGTACATCTCAGTGGTTATGAACGTAATGCTTTGAGTTCGGTTGTTGGTCCACATGAAATTGATGTCACGTTTTCCGATATTGGTGGCCTTGAAGATATTATAGATGAGCTAACAGAAAGCGTTATTTATCCTTTGACAACTCCGGAACTATATAACCATAACTCTTTGCTTGAAGCGCCAACAGGTGTTTTGTTATATGGTCCTCCGGGATGTGGTAAGACTATGATTGCTAAAGCTTTGGCTCGTGAAAGTGGGGCGAATTTTCTCTCTATTAGGATGTCATCCATCATGGATAAGTGGTATGGTGAATCTAATAAGATTGTTGATGCTCTATTTTCCCTTGCTAATAAAATACAACCTTGTATCATATTCATCGACGAGATTGATTCTTTCCTAAGAGAAAGAGCGTCTACTGATCACGAGGTGACAGCAATGTTGAAGGCAGAATTTATGACCTTATGGGATGGTTTGAGTTCTAACGGCAGAATTATAGTCATGGGTGCAACCAATCGGATTGCAGATATTGACAGTGCATTTTACAGAAGATTATCCAAACGGTTTTCTATTCCATTGCCGAATGAAGATCAACGTAGAAAGATTTTAAAGGTCCTTCTAGATGACGTTGATGTAGATGAACAAGATTTTGATCTTGATTACATTGTTAAATGTACAACTGGGCTTTCTGGTTCTGATTTAAAGGAACTTTGCAGGGATGCTGCCCTAAATGCAGCTCGTGAATATATTAGACAAAAAAGAAAACTAGCTGCTGAACCAACTAATGATACTTCCTCTTTGAAATTAAAGATGAGACCATTAAGGACTAATGATTTCCTAAAGAATTTGAAGCAGGATGCCAGCCATCCGTTTATGAGCTCTATGGCTTTAGATTAA
- the ERV1 gene encoding flavin-linked sulfhydryl oxidase (Syntenic homolog of Ashbya gossypii ABR037W; Syntenic homolog of Saccharomyces cerevisiae YGR029W (ERV1); 1-intron in Ashbya gossypii), translating to MDDNKSESKVVGPSGRKIVYDKDGKPCRVCNTMLDFQFATGGTAGKVASSSKSPASEIPNGSYARIDPPDVEQLGRSSWTLLHSIAARYPEAPSTTQKQEIKQFMTIFSHIYPCNWCAKDFEEFIRNNAPRVDSREELGRWLCEAHNDVNKKLGKEEFNCNLWTKRWVDGWD from the exons ATGGATGATAATAAAAGTGAATCTAAGGTCGTGGGTCCTTCTGGTAGAAAGATAGTATATGATAAAGACGGAAAACC GTGTAGAGTATGTAACACAATGCTAGATTTCCAGTTTGCTACTGGTGGAACTGCTGGAAAAGTTGCTTCATCCTCTAAAAGTCCTGCTTCTGAAATACCAAATGGCTCATATGCGCGAATTGATCCTCCGGATGTAGAGCAATTGGGACGCTCTTCTTGGACACTCTTACACTCAATTGCAGCTAGGTACCCTGAAGCACCCAGCACAACTCAAAAACAGGAAATAAAGCAGTTCATGACCATCTTTTCTCATATTTACCCCTGTAATTGGTGTGCAAAggattttgaagaattCATCCGTAATAATGCACCAAGGGTTGATTCCAGAGAGGAATTAGGAAGGTGGTTATGCGAAGCTCACAACGATGTCAATAAAAAGCTTGGCAAGGAGGAATTTAACTGTAACTTGTGGACTAAAAGGTGGGTTGACGGCTGGGATTAA